From Deferrisoma camini S3R1, the proteins below share one genomic window:
- a CDS encoding TIGR01212 family radical SAM protein (This family includes YhcC from E. coli K-12, an uncharacterized radical SAM protein.), translated as MRARPSEPYPGIGRHWRARFGGPVRRVSLDAGLSCPNRDGTVGRGGCLFCDPASFSPSAGDPRPVARQLAEGIGRLRDRGVTRVAAYFQPHTNTHAPIEVLRRVWDACLPFSEVVALCVGTRPDCVPDPVLDLLAGYADRWEVWLELGLQSAHDPTLALLRRGHTAADFADAAARARARGLKVCAHVILGLPGEGPEDEERTAGFLAGLGVDGVKLHQLAVVRGTALEALWRRGEVRVLAEAEYVDRAARFLRSLPPTTVVHRIVGDTRGDRLLAPVFDRNRVIAAVRGRIGKGG; from the coding sequence TTGCGCGCAAGACCGTCTGAGCCCTATCCCGGCATCGGCCGCCATTGGCGAGCCCGGTTCGGCGGGCCGGTGCGGAGGGTGAGCCTGGACGCCGGGCTTTCCTGCCCGAACCGGGACGGCACCGTGGGAAGGGGAGGGTGCCTGTTCTGCGACCCCGCCTCGTTCTCACCGAGCGCGGGCGACCCCCGGCCGGTGGCCCGCCAACTGGCCGAGGGCATCGGGCGCCTGCGGGACCGGGGCGTGACCCGGGTGGCCGCCTACTTCCAGCCCCACACCAACACCCATGCCCCCATCGAGGTACTCCGCCGGGTCTGGGACGCCTGCTTGCCCTTCTCCGAGGTGGTGGCACTCTGCGTGGGCACCCGGCCCGACTGCGTGCCCGACCCGGTGCTGGACCTCCTGGCCGGATATGCAGACCGGTGGGAGGTGTGGCTGGAGCTGGGGCTGCAGTCGGCCCACGATCCGACCCTGGCGCTGCTTCGCCGGGGCCACACCGCGGCCGACTTTGCCGACGCCGCGGCCCGGGCCCGAGCCCGGGGGCTCAAGGTGTGCGCCCACGTGATCCTGGGGCTTCCCGGCGAGGGGCCGGAGGACGAGGAGCGCACCGCAGGGTTCCTGGCCGGGCTGGGCGTGGACGGGGTCAAGCTCCACCAGCTCGCGGTGGTGCGGGGCACGGCGCTGGAGGCGCTGTGGCGCCGTGGCGAGGTTCGGGTGCTGGCCGAGGCGGAGTACGTGGACCGGGCCGCCCGCTTCCTACGGAGCCTGCCGCCGACCACGGTGGTCCACCGGATCGTGGGCGACACCCGGGGCGATCGGCTGCTCGCGCCCGTGTTCGACCGCAACCGGGTGATCGCCGCCGTCCGGGGCCGGATCGGCAAGGGTGGGTGA
- a CDS encoding dynamin family protein: MTKGSDELQPMVFLLETFRELVGPEAAGVDPWIERLKGLEAAGVLRVAVAGTVKSGKSTLVNALVGQDILKRGAGIITSLVTRVRPGPEPRAFLRLKGWAEVNREITDAALLLAAGHDGRSLDLRSDADRRRIRAALADLGERVLAEGGSFDRNVALLRAYLDGYERIRPWLAEEPRTLELGSDRFAEHREFAGDDALAVYVDDLVLELPDAGLPPGTELGDCQGYDSPNPRHREKVQAYLMGAHAILYVVSSRVGIRQADLRFVRDIKALGLLDATRFVLNADLGEHPTAEDLADIRDRVAAELAPLAGEVEVPVVSALRGLLSARQAGGAALERKEELLLALWEESPAKALDGFGSFRDGVFRTLAEGRSREVERTVRSALRSAAGALKARVESALAVARQETDRLKAEQDTLARARQEVEASLGAFEKAVQAAAAEVREQAFRRVDRVFHPSGGDLALSFLDKVRAIPAPRVETSGDRRRFHREMARVFQEMKASFQALKVEELNPRAVEAIRAVWAEASGALREAARGPAELLTRNVEAYNREAERLGLPVTPFSPPELDPSIGRRVIPLPSAVTYAGGEHPADRMLALAAQWTRKAASGWARRLVGRGGRKGFAEGMLADWAEAVRETLLEEARSNLLHYNEQVKYQVVGRNLDALADAWIAAYRELAQAAVQDLSTLERAVDRRRGEKVDLIPRLEGIREALEPLAA, from the coding sequence GTGACGAAGGGATCGGACGAGCTGCAACCGATGGTGTTCCTGCTCGAGACCTTCCGGGAGCTGGTGGGTCCCGAGGCCGCCGGCGTGGATCCATGGATCGAGCGGCTGAAGGGGCTCGAGGCGGCCGGGGTTCTGCGGGTGGCCGTGGCCGGCACGGTGAAGAGCGGCAAGAGCACGCTGGTGAACGCCCTGGTGGGGCAGGACATCCTCAAGCGGGGCGCGGGCATCATCACCTCGCTGGTGACCCGGGTGCGGCCCGGGCCCGAGCCCCGGGCCTTCCTGCGGTTGAAGGGATGGGCCGAGGTGAACCGCGAGATCACGGACGCGGCCCTCCTGCTGGCGGCCGGCCACGACGGCCGCTCCCTGGACCTGCGCTCCGACGCGGACCGGCGTCGCATCCGGGCCGCCCTGGCGGATTTGGGGGAGCGGGTGCTGGCCGAGGGGGGGAGCTTCGACCGCAACGTGGCGCTGCTGCGGGCCTATTTGGACGGGTACGAACGCATCCGGCCGTGGCTGGCCGAGGAGCCCCGGACCCTGGAGCTGGGGTCGGACCGGTTCGCCGAACACCGGGAATTCGCCGGCGACGACGCCCTGGCCGTGTACGTGGACGACCTGGTCCTGGAGCTGCCGGACGCGGGCCTGCCGCCGGGCACCGAGCTGGGGGACTGCCAGGGGTACGACTCCCCCAACCCCCGCCACCGGGAAAAGGTGCAGGCCTACCTGATGGGGGCCCACGCCATTCTGTATGTGGTGTCGAGCCGGGTGGGGATCCGGCAGGCGGACCTGCGGTTCGTGCGCGACATCAAGGCCCTGGGGCTCCTCGACGCCACCCGGTTCGTGCTCAACGCCGACCTGGGCGAGCACCCCACGGCCGAGGACCTGGCCGACATCCGCGACCGGGTCGCGGCCGAGCTCGCGCCTCTGGCCGGTGAGGTGGAGGTCCCCGTGGTGTCGGCCCTGCGGGGGCTCCTGTCGGCCCGGCAGGCCGGCGGCGCAGCCCTGGAGCGCAAGGAGGAACTGCTCCTCGCCCTGTGGGAGGAGTCCCCTGCCAAGGCCCTGGACGGGTTTGGGTCGTTCCGGGACGGGGTGTTCCGGACCCTGGCCGAGGGCCGCTCCCGTGAGGTGGAGCGGACCGTGCGCTCGGCGCTGCGTTCGGCGGCCGGCGCCCTCAAGGCCCGGGTGGAGTCGGCCCTGGCCGTGGCCCGGCAGGAGACGGACCGGCTGAAGGCCGAGCAGGACACCTTGGCCCGCGCCCGGCAGGAGGTGGAGGCCTCCCTGGGCGCGTTCGAGAAGGCGGTCCAGGCCGCGGCCGCCGAGGTGCGGGAGCAGGCGTTTCGCCGGGTGGACCGGGTGTTCCATCCGTCGGGCGGGGACCTGGCCCTGTCGTTCCTGGACAAGGTCCGGGCGATCCCGGCGCCCCGGGTGGAGACGAGCGGGGACCGGCGCCGATTCCACCGGGAGATGGCCCGGGTGTTCCAGGAGATGAAGGCCTCGTTCCAGGCGCTCAAGGTGGAGGAGCTCAACCCGAGGGCCGTGGAGGCGATCCGCGCCGTGTGGGCCGAGGCCAGCGGGGCCCTGCGCGAGGCGGCCCGGGGCCCGGCCGAGCTGCTAACCCGTAACGTGGAGGCCTACAACCGGGAGGCCGAGCGGCTGGGCCTGCCGGTCACCCCGTTCTCCCCGCCCGAGCTGGACCCCTCGATCGGCCGGCGGGTGATCCCCCTGCCCAGCGCCGTCACCTACGCCGGGGGCGAGCACCCGGCCGACCGCATGCTGGCCCTGGCCGCCCAGTGGACCCGCAAGGCCGCCTCGGGTTGGGCCCGGCGGCTGGTGGGCCGGGGAGGGCGCAAGGGGTTTGCCGAGGGAATGCTGGCCGACTGGGCCGAGGCGGTCCGGGAGACCCTGCTGGAGGAGGCCCGGTCGAACCTGCTCCACTACAACGAGCAGGTCAAGTACCAGGTGGTGGGCCGGAACCTGGACGCCCTGGCCGACGCCTGGATCGCGGCGTACCGGGAGCTGGCCCAGGCCGCCGTGCAGGACCTCTCCACCCTGGAGCGGGCCGTGGACCGGCGCCGGGGAGAAAAGGTGGATCTGATCCCCCGGCTCGAGGGGATCCGCGAAGCCCTCGAGCCCCTGGCCGCCTGA
- the rpoC gene encoding DNA-directed RNA polymerase subunit beta', which yields MRTIDSLFDQPKDPLSFNAVRLSIAGPERIREWSHGEVKKPETINYRTFKPESDGLFCAKIFGPVKDYECNCGKYKRMKHRGVVCEKCGVEVIRSSVRRERMGHIELATPVAHVWFLRSLPSRIGAVLGLKLKDVERVLYYEAYIVIDPGTTPLKQGELLTEEQYRQAVIDYGAEFEAGMGAEAIRRLLQAIDVPKLAHELRTEMLEATSKAKRKKYAKRLKVVNAFKNSGNRPEDMILEVIPVLPPDLRPLVPLEGGRFATSDLNDLYRRVINRNNRLKRLLELKAPDIIVKNEKRMLQEAVDALFDNGRRGRTITGPNRRPLKSLSDMLKGKQGRFRQNLLGKRVDYSGRSVIVVGPELKLHQCGLPKIMALELFKPFIFNKLEERGLATTIKSAKKMVERQEEVVWDILEEVTQEHPVLLNRAPTLHRLGIQAFEPKLIEGKAIRLHPLVCTAYNADFDGDQMAVHVPLTVEAQIESRVLMMSTNNILSPAHGKPIIVPSQDIVLGIYYLTLAREGRKGEGMVFASPAEVRRAYDQGAVDLQAKIQVRIDGERVETTPGRVILYEIVPKEIPFSEVNQTMKKGSLAGLIDQAFRLAGGKATVIFADQLKNLGYRMATRSGLSIGIHDMKVPAAKKEILDQAFAEVAEIQRQFEDGVITDGERYNKVVDIWSNAADAVAQEMMKELEFSGNGSAYADSNELNSIYIMADSGARGSMNQMRQLAGMRGLMAKPSGEIIETPITANFREGLTVLQYFISTHGARKGLADTALKTANSGYLTRRLVDVAQDVVITEQDCGTLDGIEVTALVEGGEVVERLRDRILGRTALLDIRDPYTGEVIVPANGEITEELAAKVEDAGIEKVMIRSVLTCQTQTGLCVECYGRDLARGRKVNIGEAVGIIAAQSIGEPGTQLTMRTFHIGGTASKRVEQSTLEVRHGGTVRFRNMKTVTKADGTLVVMSRNGEIVLVDDQGRERERYPVVYGAHLLVGDGGQVESGQRVAEWDPYTNPILTETAGRVKFGDILDGVTMKEQVDEVTGLSRRVIIEARGGEYQPRVSIKSLETGETVGRYLLPVGANILVQEGDEVHAGDVIAKIPRETTKTKDITGGLPRVDELFEARKPKDAAVISEIDGTVSFGKDLRGKRRLIVTPEVGEPKEYLIPKGRHISVREGDFVRAGDPLMEGATNPHEVLKVLGEKNLMKYLVDEIQEVYRLQGVDINDKHIEVIVRQMLKRVEVTDVGDTDFLLKEQVERRVFEEENRKVLEKGGRPAIGVPVLLGITKASLSTESFISAASFQETTKVLTQAAIEGRVDYLRGLKENVIMGRLIPAGTGTPQYRRVGIEIHDDGTHYEPLVKPRRSELTDEEVMAELSALGSRRVTLEGQQEEAPKEEPAAAEE from the coding sequence TTGCGCACGATTGACAGCCTGTTCGACCAGCCCAAGGACCCGTTGAGCTTCAACGCGGTGCGCCTTTCCATCGCCGGTCCCGAGCGTATCCGGGAGTGGTCCCACGGCGAGGTGAAGAAGCCGGAGACCATCAACTACCGGACCTTCAAGCCGGAGTCCGACGGCCTGTTCTGCGCCAAGATCTTCGGGCCGGTGAAGGACTACGAGTGCAACTGCGGCAAGTACAAGCGCATGAAGCACCGCGGCGTGGTGTGCGAGAAGTGCGGCGTCGAGGTGATCCGCTCCTCGGTGCGGCGCGAGCGCATGGGCCATATCGAGCTGGCCACCCCGGTGGCCCACGTGTGGTTCCTGCGGAGCCTGCCGTCGCGCATCGGCGCGGTGCTGGGCCTGAAGCTCAAGGACGTGGAGCGGGTGCTCTACTACGAGGCCTACATCGTCATCGACCCGGGCACCACCCCGCTCAAGCAGGGCGAGCTCCTGACGGAGGAGCAGTACCGCCAGGCCGTCATCGACTACGGCGCCGAGTTCGAGGCGGGCATGGGCGCCGAGGCGATCCGCCGGCTGCTCCAGGCCATCGACGTGCCCAAGCTGGCCCACGAGCTGCGCACCGAGATGCTCGAGGCCACCAGCAAGGCCAAGCGCAAGAAGTACGCCAAGCGCCTCAAGGTGGTGAACGCCTTCAAGAACTCCGGCAACCGGCCCGAGGACATGATCCTCGAGGTGATCCCGGTTCTGCCGCCGGACCTGAGGCCCCTGGTGCCCCTGGAGGGCGGCCGGTTCGCCACCAGCGACCTCAATGACCTGTACCGCCGGGTCATCAATCGGAACAACCGCCTGAAGCGGCTCCTGGAGCTCAAGGCGCCCGACATCATCGTCAAGAACGAGAAGCGCATGCTCCAGGAAGCCGTGGACGCCCTGTTCGACAACGGCCGCCGGGGCCGCACCATCACCGGCCCGAACCGGCGGCCCCTCAAGAGCCTGTCGGACATGCTCAAGGGCAAGCAGGGCCGTTTCCGGCAGAACCTGCTCGGCAAACGGGTGGACTACTCGGGCCGGAGCGTGATCGTGGTGGGGCCGGAGCTCAAGCTCCACCAGTGCGGCCTGCCCAAGATCATGGCGCTGGAGCTGTTCAAGCCGTTCATCTTCAACAAGCTCGAGGAGCGGGGCCTGGCCACCACCATCAAGAGCGCCAAGAAGATGGTGGAGCGCCAGGAGGAGGTGGTCTGGGACATCCTGGAGGAGGTGACCCAGGAGCACCCGGTGCTCCTGAACCGGGCCCCCACCCTCCACCGGCTGGGCATCCAGGCCTTCGAGCCCAAGCTGATCGAGGGCAAGGCGATCCGGCTCCACCCCCTGGTGTGCACCGCCTACAACGCGGACTTCGACGGCGACCAGATGGCCGTGCACGTGCCCCTCACGGTGGAGGCCCAGATCGAGTCTCGGGTGCTCATGATGAGCACCAACAACATCCTGAGCCCGGCCCACGGCAAGCCGATCATCGTGCCGAGCCAGGACATCGTGCTGGGCATCTACTACCTCACCCTGGCCCGGGAGGGCCGCAAGGGGGAGGGCATGGTCTTCGCGAGCCCCGCGGAGGTGCGGCGGGCCTACGACCAGGGCGCGGTGGACCTGCAGGCGAAGATCCAGGTGCGCATCGACGGCGAGCGGGTGGAGACAACCCCGGGCCGGGTCATCCTGTACGAGATCGTGCCCAAGGAGATCCCGTTCTCCGAGGTCAACCAAACCATGAAGAAGGGCAGCCTGGCCGGCTTGATCGACCAGGCGTTCCGGCTGGCCGGGGGCAAGGCCACGGTGATCTTCGCCGACCAGCTCAAGAACCTGGGCTACCGCATGGCCACCCGGTCGGGGCTGTCCATCGGCATCCACGACATGAAGGTGCCGGCCGCCAAGAAGGAGATTCTGGACCAGGCCTTTGCCGAGGTGGCCGAGATCCAGCGCCAGTTCGAGGACGGCGTCATCACGGACGGCGAGCGGTACAACAAGGTGGTGGACATCTGGTCCAACGCGGCCGACGCCGTGGCCCAGGAGATGATGAAGGAGCTCGAGTTCTCGGGTAACGGCTCGGCCTACGCGGACTCGAACGAGCTCAACTCGATCTACATCATGGCCGACTCGGGCGCCCGGGGCTCCATGAACCAGATGCGGCAGCTGGCCGGGATGCGGGGCCTCATGGCCAAGCCCTCGGGCGAGATCATCGAGACCCCGATCACCGCCAACTTCCGGGAGGGCCTGACGGTTCTGCAGTACTTCATCTCGACCCACGGCGCCCGGAAGGGCCTGGCGGACACGGCGCTCAAGACCGCCAACTCCGGGTACCTGACCCGGCGGCTGGTGGACGTGGCCCAGGACGTGGTCATCACCGAGCAGGACTGCGGCACCCTGGACGGCATCGAGGTCACGGCCCTGGTGGAGGGCGGCGAGGTGGTCGAGCGGCTCCGGGACCGGATCCTGGGCCGCACGGCGCTCCTGGACATCCGCGACCCCTACACCGGCGAGGTGATCGTGCCGGCCAACGGCGAGATCACCGAGGAGCTGGCCGCCAAGGTGGAGGACGCAGGCATCGAGAAAGTGATGATCCGCAGCGTCCTGACCTGCCAGACCCAGACCGGTCTGTGCGTGGAGTGTTACGGTCGCGACCTGGCCCGGGGCCGCAAGGTGAACATCGGCGAGGCCGTGGGCATCATCGCGGCCCAGTCCATCGGCGAGCCGGGCACCCAGCTCACCATGCGCACGTTCCACATCGGCGGCACGGCGTCGAAGCGGGTGGAGCAGTCCACCCTCGAGGTCCGTCATGGCGGAACGGTGCGGTTCCGGAACATGAAGACCGTGACCAAGGCGGACGGCACCCTGGTGGTCATGAGCCGCAACGGCGAGATCGTGCTGGTGGACGACCAGGGCCGGGAGCGGGAGCGCTACCCGGTGGTGTACGGCGCTCACCTGCTGGTGGGGGACGGCGGCCAGGTGGAGTCGGGCCAGCGGGTGGCCGAGTGGGACCCCTACACGAACCCGATCCTCACCGAGACCGCAGGCCGGGTGAAGTTCGGCGACATCCTCGACGGCGTGACCATGAAGGAGCAGGTGGACGAGGTCACCGGCCTGTCTCGTCGGGTGATCATCGAGGCCCGGGGCGGCGAGTACCAGCCGCGGGTGTCGATCAAGAGCCTCGAGACCGGCGAGACCGTGGGCCGGTACCTGCTGCCCGTGGGCGCCAACATCCTGGTGCAGGAGGGGGACGAGGTCCACGCCGGCGACGTGATCGCCAAGATCCCGCGGGAGACCACCAAGACCAAGGACATCACGGGCGGTCTGCCCCGGGTGGACGAGTTGTTCGAGGCCCGCAAGCCCAAGGACGCGGCCGTGATCTCCGAGATCGACGGCACCGTGAGCTTCGGCAAGGACCTGCGGGGCAAGCGGCGGCTGATCGTCACCCCCGAGGTGGGCGAGCCCAAGGAGTACCTGATCCCCAAGGGCCGTCACATCTCCGTGCGCGAGGGCGACTTCGTCCGGGCCGGCGACCCCCTGATGGAGGGGGCCACCAACCCCCACGAGGTGCTCAAGGTCCTGGGCGAGAAGAACCTGATGAAGTACCTGGTGGACGAGATCCAGGAGGTGTACCGGCTCCAGGGCGTGGACATCAACGACAAGCACATCGAGGTGATCGTCCGGCAGATGCTCAAGCGCGTCGAGGTCACCGACGTGGGCGACACGGACTTCCTGCTGAAGGAGCAGGTGGAGCGCCGGGTGTTCGAGGAGGAGAACCGCAAGGTCCTTGAGAAGGGCGGCCGGCCGGCGATCGGCGTGCCGGTTCTGCTGGGGATCACCAAGGCCAGCCTGTCCACCGAGAGCTTCATCTCGGCCGCGAGCTTCCAGGAGACCACCAAGGTGCTGACCCAGGCGGCCATCGAGGGCCGGGTGGACTACCTGCGGGGTCTCAAGGAGAACGTGATCATGGGCCGGCTGATCCCGGCGGGCACGGGCACGCCCCAATACCGGCGGGTGGGCATCGAGATCCACGACGACGGCACCCACTACGAGCCGCTCGTGAAGCCCCGCCGGTCCGAGCTCACGGACGAAGAGGTCATGGCCGAGCTGTCGGCCCTGGGCAGCCGGCGGGTGACCCTGGAGGGCCAGCAGGAGGAGGCCCCCAAGGAGGAGCCGGCCGCGGCGGAGGAGTAG
- a CDS encoding propionyl-CoA synthetase: protein MGRYEELYRRSLEDPAGFWAEAAEQISWTKKWDRVLDDSNPPFYRWFVGGELNTCYNAVDRHVEAGRGDQVAIIYDSPVTDQIQKITYRELQDRVARFAGVLRGLGVEKGDTVIIYMPMVPQAAVAMLACARLGAIHSVVFGGFAPNELALRIDDAKPKVIVSASCGIEVTRVIEYKPMLDKAIELAQHKPDKCVILARPQAKAELTPGRDHDWDELMAQAEPAECVPVAATDPLYILYTSGTTGMPKGIVRDNGGHAVALRWSMEYIYDTKPGEVYWAASDVGWVVGHSYIVYGPLFTGCTTILYEGKPVGTPDPGAFWRVISQHGVKVLFTAPTAFRAIKKEDPNGEYFKKYDLSNFKYLFLAGERLDPDTYHWASDLLQRPVIDHWWQTETGWPIAANCAGIELMPIKPGSPTKAVPGYDVQIVDDAGKELGPNQEGIVVVKLPLPPGTLPTLWQNDERFRQSYTDPFPGYYFTGDGGYKDEDGYLYIMGRVDDVINVAGHRLSTGAMEEVIATHPAVAECAVIGVADNLKGQVPVGFVVLKAGAEVDPDRLKADLVQMIRQQIGPIACYKETMIVKRLPKTRSGKILRGTMRKIADGEKYRVPSTIDDPAILGEIEEALKTVGYAK, encoded by the coding sequence ATGGGCAGGTACGAAGAACTCTACCGAAGGAGCCTCGAAGACCCTGCCGGGTTCTGGGCGGAGGCGGCCGAGCAGATCTCGTGGACCAAGAAGTGGGACCGCGTGCTCGACGACTCCAACCCGCCCTTCTACCGGTGGTTCGTGGGCGGGGAGCTCAACACCTGTTACAACGCCGTGGACCGGCACGTGGAGGCCGGCCGGGGCGACCAGGTGGCCATCATCTACGACAGCCCGGTGACGGACCAGATCCAGAAGATCACCTACCGGGAGCTCCAGGACCGGGTGGCCCGGTTCGCCGGGGTGCTGCGGGGGCTCGGCGTGGAAAAGGGCGACACCGTCATCATCTACATGCCCATGGTGCCCCAGGCGGCCGTGGCCATGCTGGCCTGCGCCCGGCTCGGGGCGATCCACTCGGTGGTGTTCGGCGGGTTCGCCCCCAACGAGCTGGCCCTGCGCATCGACGACGCCAAGCCCAAGGTGATCGTGTCGGCCTCGTGCGGCATCGAGGTCACCCGGGTCATCGAGTACAAGCCCATGCTCGACAAGGCGATCGAGCTGGCCCAGCACAAGCCGGACAAGTGCGTGATCCTGGCACGGCCCCAGGCCAAGGCCGAGCTCACCCCGGGCCGCGACCACGACTGGGACGAGCTGATGGCCCAGGCCGAGCCAGCCGAGTGCGTGCCCGTGGCCGCCACCGACCCCTTGTACATCCTGTACACCTCGGGGACCACCGGCATGCCCAAGGGCATCGTGCGCGACAACGGCGGCCACGCCGTGGCCCTGCGGTGGAGCATGGAGTACATCTACGACACCAAGCCGGGCGAGGTGTACTGGGCCGCCTCGGACGTGGGCTGGGTGGTGGGCCACTCGTACATCGTGTACGGGCCCCTGTTCACGGGCTGCACCACCATCCTGTACGAGGGCAAGCCCGTGGGCACCCCGGACCCGGGCGCCTTCTGGCGGGTCATCAGCCAGCACGGGGTCAAGGTGCTGTTCACGGCGCCCACGGCCTTCCGGGCCATCAAGAAGGAGGACCCCAACGGCGAGTACTTCAAGAAGTACGACCTGTCCAACTTCAAGTACCTGTTCCTGGCCGGTGAGCGGCTCGATCCTGACACCTACCACTGGGCGTCGGACCTGCTGCAGCGCCCCGTGATCGACCACTGGTGGCAGACCGAGACCGGCTGGCCCATCGCGGCGAACTGCGCCGGGATCGAGCTGATGCCGATCAAGCCCGGCTCGCCCACCAAGGCCGTGCCCGGCTACGACGTGCAGATCGTGGACGACGCGGGCAAGGAGCTCGGGCCCAACCAGGAGGGCATCGTGGTGGTCAAGCTGCCCCTGCCCCCGGGCACGCTGCCGACCCTCTGGCAGAACGACGAGCGGTTCCGCCAGTCCTACACCGACCCCTTCCCCGGGTACTACTTCACGGGTGACGGCGGCTACAAGGACGAGGACGGATACCTCTACATCATGGGCCGGGTGGACGACGTGATCAACGTGGCCGGCCACCGGCTGTCCACCGGGGCCATGGAGGAGGTGATCGCCACCCACCCGGCCGTGGCCGAGTGCGCCGTGATCGGGGTGGCCGACAACCTGAAGGGCCAGGTGCCCGTGGGGTTCGTGGTGCTGAAGGCCGGCGCCGAGGTGGACCCGGACCGGCTCAAGGCGGACCTGGTGCAGATGATCCGCCAGCAGATCGGACCGATCGCCTGCTACAAGGAGACCATGATCGTCAAGCGGCTGCCCAAGACCCGGTCGGGCAAGATCCTGCGGGGCACCATGCGCAAGATCGCCGACGGCGAGAAGTACCGGGTGCCGTCCACCATCGACGATCCGGCCATCCTGGGCGAGATCGAGGAGGCCCTGAAGACCGTGGGCTACGCCAAGTAA